A stretch of Acropora muricata isolate sample 2 chromosome 7, ASM3666990v1, whole genome shotgun sequence DNA encodes these proteins:
- the LOC136923407 gene encoding small ribosomal subunit protein bS1m-like, which produces MATACRGLVKASRTFPFFHKNCVAFSSKITGRRTCFSAPESSEAETFEEMFRKSDFVKLGRPLGKLVAGKITHIVEQEDAVDLYVDFGWKFHAVVTEAKDRKSMYKVDDLVKIKLRTLEDTGHFLGQNKRVTLCEADAQLEGILYPDTKHSIFLKEQSLGAMANSEVNRFSPK; this is translated from the exons atggcgactgCCTGTCGTGGTTTGGTGAAAGCGTCCAGGACATTTCCATTCTTTCACAAGAATTGTGTAGCCTTCAGTTCGAAAATAACAGGGAGAAGGACATGTTTTAGCGCTCCTGAAAGTTCAGAGGCTGAGACATTCGAGGAAATGTTTCGAAAGTCTGACTTTGTGAAGCTAGGCAGACCTCTGGGAAAATTGGTTGCGGGCAAAATAACGCACATAGTGGAACAAGAAGACGCGGTAGACTTGTATGTGGACTTTGGATGGAAATTCCACGCTGTTGTTACCGAAGCAAAGGACAGGAAAAG TATGTACAAAGTTGATGATCTGGTTAAAATAAAGCTTAGGACCTTGGAGGATACAGGACATTTTTTAGGTCAAAATAAAAGAGTGACATTATGTGAGGCAGATGCACAATTAGAGGGAATTCTGTACCCTGACACAAAACACAGCATCTTTCTAAAGGAGCAGAGTTTAGGTGCAATGGCAAATTCTGAGGTCAACAGGTTTTCTCCCAAGTAG
- the LOC136923199 gene encoding PE-PGRS family protein PE_PGRS26-like, protein RAENKIPFLFRKKKAAGKKGTKGKKPEALKESSSVTSVNGEDEGKSSSKESVPDGSKGTGEEEGEAGDGVKSGNRGSVSAGSKGTGEEEGEAGDGGKSGNRGSVSAGSKGAGEEEGEAGDGGKSGNRGSVSAGSKGTGKKKGAAGGKGKSGNRGSVSAGSKETGKKKGAAGGEGKSGNRRSVSAGSKETGKKKGAAGGEGKSGNRGSVSAGSKETGKKKGAAGGEGKSGNRGSVSAGSKATGKKIEGAKSSEDGPKKKGSNKKDTQQNKKTVAKSTSRPFRMPEESNTLPTLFRNFKKPKQRKQKSKPTQRFRQKFISKSSWEMGVCDLSVLHAIAEEDEEEC, encoded by the exons CGTGCGGAAAATAAGATTCCCTTTCTTTTTAGGAAGAAGAAAGCCGCCGGAAAAAAGGGTACGAAAGGTAAAAAACCAGAGGCCCTCAAAGAGTCTTCGTCCGTCACATCTGTGAATGGAGAAGATGAAGGCAAAAGCAGCAGCAAGGAATCTGTGCCAGATGGATCAAAAGGGACTGGAGAGGAAGAAGGAGAGGCAGGAGATGGGGTCAAAAGCGGCAACAGGGGATCCGTGTCAGCTGGATCAAAAGGGACTGGAGAGGAAGAAGGAGAGGCAGGAGATGGGGGCAAAAGCGGCAACAGGGGATCCGTGTCAGCTGGATCAAAAGGGGCTGGAGAGGAAGAAGGAGAGGCAGGAGATGGGGGCAAAAGCGGCAACAGGGGATCCGTGTCAGCTGGATCAAAAggaactggaaagaaaaaaggagcGGCAGGAGGTAAGGGCAAAAGCGGCAACAGGGGATCCGTGTCAGCTGGATCAAAAGagactggaaagaaaaaaggagcGGCAGGAGGTGAGGGCAAAAGCGGCAACAGGAGATCCGTGTCAGCTGGATCAAAAGagactggaaagaaaaaaggagcGGCAGGAGGTGAGGGCAAAAGCGGCAACAGGGGATCCGTGTCAGCTGGATCAAAAGagactggaaagaaaaaaggagcAGCAGGAGGTGAGGGGAAAAGCGGCAACAGGGGATCTGTGTCAGCTGGATCAAAAGCGACTGGAAAGAAAATCGAAGGCGCCAAAAGCTCTGAAGATGGACCTAAGAAAAAAGGATCGAACAAGAAAGACACACAGCAGAACAAGAAGACAGTAGCAAAATCTACAAGCAGGCCGTTCCGT ATGCCTGAGGAGTCAAACACGTTACCGACCCTGTTTAGAAATTTCAAGAAGCCaaagcaacgaaaacaaaaaagcaaaccTACTCAACGCTTTCGACAAAAATTTATAAGCAAATCATCATGGGAAATGGGAGTTTGCGACCTCTCTGTTCTTCATGCTATAGCCGAAGAAGATGAGGAAGAATGTTAA
- the LOC136923401 gene encoding tetratricopeptide repeat protein 39C-like, producing MNPNKNECKELKEGSSRSSAGFWEYHGLARDGINLLLNNGFEESQRLFRSHSDESPLMSAGSGMVQFVQAILTFEDDQLDRALESLKKAQKVCYVENTAKKGLTQMGRDEQLMRQILYADCELYMALLTFLKQGITDYIKGGYLMRRAWKLYDKCYYEISAVGGPFLMWAPELRGSGNGVDLPSDLDDVEEAHDESVGVGVVSPLNPNDATSYTLDKLSLNEECGEGISPEALKHLQAAVSCGYGLFHLAISLVPPKLLKFCHLLGFSGNRDVGIQALNLASQSEDMKAPVARLTLLWYHAVIRPFVALDEGNNEEGLTNATAILEESYQEYPSSAVFLFFKGLVSRLKGNIGQALDEFHQAMRFAAEQKEIALICQYEVGWCHMLRLEWEYALPAFLRLREESKWSQSYYAYLCGVTIGILGSTTETFAQFKLVPKFVKKKTPLELFLVRKISFYKKFPPSEDDCLLLALEILYVWRAFNTCSSAVLNNILSALEDCKVSSHLAPLKSLVQGAACKAIKKTDLAVKFFQDAIVKSGRSPPDPHVTPFAYYELGVLYAQDDETSAEGEELLKKVKDNFSGYDFENRLSFRVHAALARIEERKTSEASRNQADDN from the exons TGATGAGAGTCCGCTGATGAGTGCTGGTTCAGGAATGGTTCAATTTGTG CAAGCAATCCTGACTTTTGAAGATGATCAACTCGACAGAGCTCTTGAAAGTCTCAAAAAAGCGCAGAAAGTGTGTTATGTGGAGAACACAGCAAAGAAGGGTCTGACACAAATGGGACGAGATGAACAGCTTATGAGACAGATTTTATATGCTGACTGTGAGCTTTACATGGCCCTTCTTACTTTCCTTAAACAAG GAATAACTGATTACATCAAGGGTGGGTACTTGATGCGACGAGCATGGAAACTGTATGATAAGTGTTACTATGAAATCAGTGCTGTGGGTGGTCCATTCTTAATGTGGGCTCCTGAATTAAGAGGAAGTGGAAATGGTGTTGATTTGCCGTCTGATCTGGATGATGTTGAAGAAGCCCATGATGAG TCAGTTGGGGTTGGTGTGGTGTCTCCTCTTAATCCCAATGATGCAACATCCTACACACTGGACAAACTCAGTTTGAATGAAGAATGTGGTGAAGGGATCAGTCCTGAAGCTCTCAAGCATCTGCAAGCTGCTGTCTCGTGCGGCTATGGGTTGTTTCATTTGGCTATTTCTCTTGTCCCTCCTAAACTCCTCAAATTCTGCCATCTTCTTGGATTTTCTGGGAACAGGGATGTTGGAATCCAAGCATTGAACTTAGCAAGTCAAAGTGAAGATATGAAAGCTCCCGTGGCAAG GCTTACCTTGTTGTGGTATCACGCTGTAATCAGACCTTTTGTTGCACTTGATGAGGGAAACAACGAGGAGG GTCTTACCAATGCAACTGCTATCTTGGAAGAGTCTTACCAGGAGTATCCTAGCTCagctgtttttttgttcttcaaGGGACTTGTATCAAGACTTAAG GGTAACATAGGGCAAGCTCTAGATGAGTTTCACCAAGCAATGAGATTTGCTGCTGAGCAAAAGGAGATAGCTCTTATTTGTCAGTATGAAGTAG GTTGGTGTCACATGCTTCGATTAGAGTGGGAATATGCTCTTCCAGCATTTTTAAG GCTGAGAGAAGAATCCAAATGGTCTCAAAGCTATTATGCTTATCTCTGTGGAG TCACAATAGGTATACTGGGGAGTACAACAGAAACCTTTGCTCAATTTAAATTAGTTCCCAAGtttgtgaaaaagaaaactccTCTGGAGTTGTTCCTTGTACGAAAG ATTTCTTTTTACAAGAAATTTCCGCCATCAGAAGATGATTGTCTTCTTCTCGCTTTGGAAATTTTGTACGTTTGGCGCGCGTTCAACACATGTAGCTCCGCTGTCCTCAATAACATCTTGTCAG CTTTAGAGGATTGCAAAGTAAGCTCGCATCTTGCTCCCCTCAAGTCTCTTGTCCAAGGAGCAGCTTGCAAAGCCATCAAGAAAACTGATTTAGCCGTCAAG TTTTTTCAGGACGCCATAGTGAAGTCAGGCCGATCTCCGCCAGACCCTCACGTTACCCCATTTGCTTATTATGAACTTGGTGTTCTCTATGCTCAGGACGACGAG ACCAGTGCTGAAGGCGAAGAACTTCTTAAAAAAGTGAAG GACAATTTCAGTGGATACGACTTTGAGAATAGACTCAGCTTCCGAGTGCACGCTGCACTGGCAAGAATAGAAGAACGAAAAACATCCGAAGCAAGCCGAAACCAAGCCGACGACAACTGA